A genomic window from Syngnathus typhle isolate RoL2023-S1 ecotype Sweden linkage group LG18, RoL_Styp_1.0, whole genome shotgun sequence includes:
- the prrt2 gene encoding trafficking regulator of GLUT4 1 isoform X1 produces the protein MMPASSSSAWPGEERPSLLDQEEPELSQVSVAMPCPSLGVGEELPCGGDVGCSNSSPAGAGPPRSKSKGELVIVINDKLRSSNGALAGDGASPVVSSPPRRQHSISYPHHAKTRKGSRAGSIAYTAFSPRPSLSRHSSIATNPPLDRTKVKDYLLLSVLACFCPVWPINIVGFVYSIMSKNSLEQGNLDGAVRLGRVAKMLSMVSLVGGTLIIIACIVNLASECPKSDL, from the exons ATGATGCCCGCGTCGTCTTCTTCCGCCTGGCCGGGAGAGGAGCGACCGTCCCTGCTGGACCAGGAGGAGCCCGAGCTGAGCCAAGTGTCTGTGGCCATGCCCTGCCCCTCCCTCGGCGTGGGCGAGGAGCTCCCGTGCGGCGGCGACGTCGGCTGCAGCAACAGCAGTCCGGCCGGCGCCGGACCCCCACGCAGCAAGTCCAAAGGCGAGCTGGTCATCGTCATTAACGACAAACTCAGGAGCA GTAACGGGGCCCTCGCCGGCGACGGCGCCTCCCCTGTGGTCTCGTCACCTCCTCGACGCCAGCACTCCATCTCGTACCCGCACCACGCCAAGACCCGGAAAGGCAGCCGGGCGGGCTCCATCGCCTACACGGCCTTCTCACCCAGGCCCTCGCTGTCTCGTCACTCCAGCATCGCCACCAACCCCCCCTTGGACCGCACCAAGGTGAAGGACTACCTCCTGCTCTCCGTGCTGGCCTGCTTCTGCCCCGTGTGGCCCATCAACATCGTGGGCTTTGTCTACTCCATCATG TCCAAGAACAGCCTGGAGCAAGGGAACCTGGACGGCGCCGTGCGTCTGGGCCGCGTGGCCAAGATGCTGTCCATGGTGTCGCTAGTGGGAGGGACGCTCATTATCATCGCCTGCATTGTCAACCTCGCCAGTGAGTGTCCCAAATCCGACCTTTAA
- the prrt2 gene encoding trafficking regulator of GLUT4 1 isoform X3 gives MMPASSSSAWPGEERPSLLDQEEPELSQVSVAMPCPSLGVGEELPCGGDVGCSNSSPAGAGPPRSKSKGELVIVINDKLRSSNGALAGDGASPVVSSPPRRQHSISYPHHAKTRKGSRAGSIAYTAFSPRPSLSRHSSIATNPPLDRTKVKDYLLLSVLACFCPVWPINIVGFVYSIMSKNSLEQGNLDGAVRLGRVAKMLSMVSLVGGTLIIIACIVNLAKS, from the exons ATGATGCCCGCGTCGTCTTCTTCCGCCTGGCCGGGAGAGGAGCGACCGTCCCTGCTGGACCAGGAGGAGCCCGAGCTGAGCCAAGTGTCTGTGGCCATGCCCTGCCCCTCCCTCGGCGTGGGCGAGGAGCTCCCGTGCGGCGGCGACGTCGGCTGCAGCAACAGCAGTCCGGCCGGCGCCGGACCCCCACGCAGCAAGTCCAAAGGCGAGCTGGTCATCGTCATTAACGACAAACTCAGGAGCA GTAACGGGGCCCTCGCCGGCGACGGCGCCTCCCCTGTGGTCTCGTCACCTCCTCGACGCCAGCACTCCATCTCGTACCCGCACCACGCCAAGACCCGGAAAGGCAGCCGGGCGGGCTCCATCGCCTACACGGCCTTCTCACCCAGGCCCTCGCTGTCTCGTCACTCCAGCATCGCCACCAACCCCCCCTTGGACCGCACCAAGGTGAAGGACTACCTCCTGCTCTCCGTGCTGGCCTGCTTCTGCCCCGTGTGGCCCATCAACATCGTGGGCTTTGTCTACTCCATCATG TCCAAGAACAGCCTGGAGCAAGGGAACCTGGACGGCGCCGTGCGTCTGGGCCGCGTGGCCAAGATGCTGTCCATGGTGTCGCTAGTGGGAGGGACGCTCATTATCATCGCCTGCATTGTCAACCTCGCCA AGTCCTGA
- the prrt2 gene encoding trafficking regulator of GLUT4 1 isoform X2, with the protein MMPASSSSAWPGEERPSLLDQEEPELSQVSVAMPCPSLGVGEELPCGGDVGCSNSSPAGAGPPRSKSKGELVIVINDKLRSSNGALAGDGASPVVSSPPRRQHSISYPHHAKTRKGSRAGSIAYTAFSPRPSLSRHSSIATNPPLDRTKVKDYLLLSVLACFCPVWPINIVGFVYSIMSKNSLEQGNLDGAVRLGRVAKMLSMVSLVGGTLIIIACIVNLAINVKT; encoded by the exons ATGATGCCCGCGTCGTCTTCTTCCGCCTGGCCGGGAGAGGAGCGACCGTCCCTGCTGGACCAGGAGGAGCCCGAGCTGAGCCAAGTGTCTGTGGCCATGCCCTGCCCCTCCCTCGGCGTGGGCGAGGAGCTCCCGTGCGGCGGCGACGTCGGCTGCAGCAACAGCAGTCCGGCCGGCGCCGGACCCCCACGCAGCAAGTCCAAAGGCGAGCTGGTCATCGTCATTAACGACAAACTCAGGAGCA GTAACGGGGCCCTCGCCGGCGACGGCGCCTCCCCTGTGGTCTCGTCACCTCCTCGACGCCAGCACTCCATCTCGTACCCGCACCACGCCAAGACCCGGAAAGGCAGCCGGGCGGGCTCCATCGCCTACACGGCCTTCTCACCCAGGCCCTCGCTGTCTCGTCACTCCAGCATCGCCACCAACCCCCCCTTGGACCGCACCAAGGTGAAGGACTACCTCCTGCTCTCCGTGCTGGCCTGCTTCTGCCCCGTGTGGCCCATCAACATCGTGGGCTTTGTCTACTCCATCATG TCCAAGAACAGCCTGGAGCAAGGGAACCTGGACGGCGCCGTGCGTCTGGGCCGCGTGGCCAAGATGCTGTCCATGGTGTCGCTAGTGGGAGGGACGCTCATTATCATCGCCTGCATTGTCAACCTCGCCA TCAATGTGAAAACCTGA
- the LOC133142717 gene encoding double C2-like domain-containing protein alpha, whose protein sequence is MTVRKGKTLAVTIQEHMAIDVCPGPIRPIRQISAYFPRLSPTSPGRTGDVSGGGLLSPLLAAGGGGGLLSAMSSVDTSIEVDSCDSDDNTSLGTLEFDLLYDRATSSLHCTVLKAKGLKPMDFNGLADPYVKLHLLPGACKANKLKTKTVRNTLNPVWNETLTYCGITEEDMYRKTLRVSVCDEDKLTHNEFIGESRVALRRVKPDQTKHFNICLEHPPPLPSPTAMSTALRGISCYLRETEQQRSLEERGRLLLCLQYVPPADDGEGAGERARGGLCVGVKRCAHLAAMDVNGFSDPYVKTYLKPDVQKKSKHKTAVIKKTLNPEFNEEFFYEISFSELAAKTLEVTVWDYDLGKSNDFIGGVSLGCHSQGDTLQHWIDCLKNKGKKVERWHTLTNELPGSTSQE, encoded by the exons ATGACGGTGCGGAAAGGAAAAACTTTAGCCGTCACCATCCAGGAGCACATGGCCATCGACGTCTGCCCGGGACCGATCCGGCCCATCCGGCAAATCTCCGCCTACTTCCCCCGTCTCTCGCCAACTTC CCCGGGCCGCACGGGAGACGTGAGCGGCGGCGGGCTGCTGTCGCCTTTGTTGGCGGCGGGAGGCGGCGGTGGCTTGCTGTCCGCCATGAGCAGCGTCGACACCTCCATCGAGGTGGACAGCTGCGACAGCGACGATAACA CATCTTTGGGCACGTTGGAGTTTGACCTGCTGTATGATCGAGCCACCAGCTCCTTGCACTGCACTGTCCTGAAAGCAAag GGTCTGAAACCGATGGATTTCAACGGGCTGGCCGATCCCTACGTCAAGCTGCACCTTTTGCCGGGAGCCTGCAAG GCCAACAAACTGAAAACCAAGACTGTCCGTAACACTTTGAACCCGGTGTGGAACGAGACGCTGACGTACTGCGGCATCACCGAGGAGGACATGTATCGCAAAACGCTGCG GGTGTCCGTCTGCGACGAAGACAAGCTGACTCACAACGAGTTCATCGGGGAGTCGCGGGTGGCTCTGCGCCGCGTGAAGCCCGACCAGACCAAACACTTCAACATCTGTCTGGAGCACCCACCTCCT CTGCCCTCGCCCACGGCCATGAGCACAGCACTCAGAGGCATCTCCTGCTACCTGAGAGAG ACGGAGCAGCAGAGAAGTCTGGAGGAGCGAGGCCGTTTGCTGCTGTGCCTGCAGTACGTCCCCCCTGCCGACGACGGCGAGGGGGCCGGCGAGAGGGCCCGCGGTGGGCTGTGCGTGGGCGTCAAGCGCTGCGCCCACCTGGCCGCCATGGACGTCAACGGCTTCTCCGACCCCTACGTTAAAAC gTACCTCAAGCCAGACGTTCAGAAGAAGTCCAAGCACAAAACGGCGGTGATAAAAAAGACTCTCAACCCGGAGTTTAATGAG GAGTTCTTCTACGAAATCTCCTTCTCGGAACTCGCCGCCAAGACGTTAGAGGTCACCGTGTGGGACTACGACCTTGGCAAGTCAAATGACTTCATTG GTGGCGTGTCCTTAGGCTGCCACTCGCAGGGGGACACCCTGCAGCACTGGATAGACTGTCTGAAGAACAAGGGCAAGAAGGTGGAGCGCTGGCACACGCTGACCAACGAGCTGCCCGGCTCCACTTCGCAGGAATGA